A DNA window from Natronosalvus rutilus contains the following coding sequences:
- a CDS encoding carboxypeptidase M32: MSQNTSYETIVEHAKRIHNLEQIDHLLRWDSDVMMPPQGTTARSGQRETLSKMMHDLRGSDALGRALDRVDEQEMSQDERAIVRETRREHEVTTSVPDKLHGELADVTARAHEAWKSAKQNNDWDTFAPVFKEHIDLRREWANYVDPNSDPYEVLWKNKLGYTSQPYIELSTVNRVFDRLKSTLPSLIEDVQKSDTDLETDVFKIRGPYTREVQKDAFEDVLTELGIDWDRARFDTAPHPFSYGNPYDVRLTTRFDEDDPTSGFTATMHEFGHTTYHHGLPAEQYGTPLGRARGLTIHGSQSGIWENHIGRSEPFWEFVLPIFQNHFPQLSDVTPSEAYEAVNQVNDSNVIRTAADELTYHMHIIIRTEIEQALVGGEMTVNEVPQVWNEKYDQYLGVTPDSYGEGPLQDPHWSGDVPGFINYTLGHGVLAAQVWAAADRDLPLDDQIRRGEFEPLQEWMRENIHRHGQCYKSQELVRRATNREITADHFLAYIEDKYRTLYDC, encoded by the coding sequence GTGAGCCAGAACACTTCATACGAGACGATAGTTGAGCACGCCAAACGGATACACAACCTGGAACAGATAGACCACCTACTCCGGTGGGACTCGGATGTGATGATGCCACCACAGGGGACAACTGCTCGATCGGGTCAGCGGGAGACCCTTTCCAAGATGATGCACGACCTTCGAGGTTCCGACGCTCTCGGAAGGGCACTCGACCGGGTTGACGAACAGGAGATGAGTCAGGATGAGCGAGCTATCGTTCGAGAGACACGCCGTGAGCACGAGGTTACGACTTCGGTTCCGGACAAACTCCACGGCGAACTTGCAGACGTGACTGCGCGCGCACATGAGGCGTGGAAAAGTGCGAAGCAGAACAACGACTGGGATACCTTTGCCCCAGTGTTCAAGGAACACATCGACCTTCGTCGGGAATGGGCCAACTATGTCGATCCCAACAGCGATCCCTACGAAGTTCTCTGGAAGAACAAACTCGGCTACACTTCACAACCATACATTGAACTATCGACAGTAAACCGGGTATTCGACCGCCTCAAATCGACCCTTCCCAGCCTTATTGAAGACGTCCAAAAGAGCGATACTGATCTCGAGACGGATGTATTCAAAATCCGGGGCCCATACACTCGGGAGGTACAGAAAGACGCATTTGAGGATGTATTGACCGAGTTGGGAATAGACTGGGATCGAGCCCGATTCGACACTGCTCCACACCCGTTCTCCTACGGCAACCCCTATGACGTCCGCCTTACCACCCGTTTTGATGAGGACGACCCGACTAGTGGCTTTACGGCAACGATGCATGAGTTCGGTCATACGACCTATCACCATGGCCTTCCTGCTGAACAATACGGGACGCCCCTTGGTCGCGCACGTGGATTGACGATTCACGGCTCGCAGTCCGGCATTTGGGAAAATCATATTGGCCGGTCTGAGCCGTTCTGGGAGTTCGTGTTACCTATATTCCAGAACCACTTTCCACAGTTGTCAGATGTCACACCCAGTGAGGCCTACGAGGCGGTCAACCAGGTCAATGATTCGAATGTCATTCGAACTGCTGCTGACGAGTTGACCTACCACATGCACATTATCATTCGCACCGAGATCGAGCAAGCTCTAGTCGGAGGGGAGATGACCGTCAACGAGGTCCCTCAGGTTTGGAACGAGAAGTATGACCAGTACCTCGGCGTAACGCCAGACTCGTATGGTGAGGGGCCGCTACAGGATCCGCACTGGTCGGGCGATGTGCCCGGCTTTATCAACTACACACTCGGCCACGGCGTTCTCGCCGCACAGGTTTGGGCAGCTGCGGACCGCGACCTCCCCCTTGATGATCAGATCCGTCGTGGTGAGTTCGAACCACTTCAGGAGTGGATGCGTGAGAATATCCACCGCCACGGTCAGTGCTATAAATCACAAGAGCTTGTCCGCCGGGCGACCAACCGGGAAATTACTGCTGATCACTTCCTTGCATATATTGAGGACAAGTATAGGACGTTATACGACTGTTAG
- a CDS encoding cyclase family protein: MAELIDLSGHIEENQPMAGSADETRLFTNLTHEERGFQVKKELEEKGMDSETEYVRRHLRAEREGYEEEQPMNRTMIVSEHGPTHVDSIDHLDPTSDLSIDKMPLEWFYGDAVGVDVSHVEYPDPITIEDIQTELDKHGLEICEGDIVTLETGNRESNYSTTDKEKKHRYNSKFVGLNEEAATWLVDNGAKGIGIDSISVDHPPNIYPNYNFPVHAIASREEIVIWENLANLASVAGMRYTFSGLPLKIRDGTGSPVRAIGIIE; encoded by the coding sequence ATGGCAGAGCTTATCGACCTCTCCGGTCACATAGAGGAGAACCAACCGATGGCCGGATCGGCAGACGAGACGCGACTGTTTACGAACTTAACCCATGAGGAACGTGGCTTCCAGGTCAAGAAGGAACTCGAAGAAAAGGGCATGGATAGCGAAACAGAGTACGTCCGTCGCCACCTCCGAGCAGAACGTGAGGGATACGAGGAGGAACAACCGATGAACCGTACAATGATTGTTAGCGAACACGGGCCAACACACGTCGACTCTATCGACCATCTTGACCCAACGTCAGATCTCTCCATCGACAAAATGCCTTTGGAATGGTTCTACGGTGACGCTGTTGGTGTCGACGTCTCCCACGTCGAGTACCCCGACCCGATCACGATTGAGGACATTCAAACCGAACTCGACAAACACGGTCTCGAAATCTGTGAAGGCGACATCGTCACACTTGAAACTGGGAATCGCGAATCGAATTATTCTACGACTGATAAGGAGAAGAAACACCGGTACAACTCAAAGTTTGTGGGCCTGAACGAGGAAGCCGCTACATGGCTCGTGGACAACGGTGCGAAGGGCATTGGAATAGATTCTATTAGCGTTGATCATCCGCCCAATATCTACCCAAACTACAATTTCCCGGTTCACGCAATTGCATCGCGAGAGGAGATCGTTATCTGGGAGAATCTCGCCAACCTTGCTTCTGTCGCCGGAATGCGGTACACGTTCTCTGGCTTGCCGCTCAAAATTCGTGATGGGACCGGCTCACCCGTCCGTGCAATTGGAATTATCGAGTGA
- a CDS encoding alpha/beta fold hydrolase yields the protein MYSDWQSLIEEGTYVEVDGTDVHHFDLGEGHPLLLIHGGGLSSSAEMNWGAVLEGFAEQFRVIALDQPGFGFTDPRGEVDYYPAERAKFIIKFIEELGLDSVSVMGNSEGATISCHMALRRPNLVNHVIPVNGGMTIREFGTPAPSTKTNKPTIEDVREEVKKFREHYFTETKYHPFWREITDEKIERLYEIEQRNWEYNNKRDEVIRGTAHLYNKTLAYEGIPISRQPENFELPVLLPWSTNPFFSLGQYDDPGHDRGGEDPHEPLDDAYEFYKQLDDAQMHIWSDSKHHVQTDKAPEFIEVVTSFVQT from the coding sequence ATGTACTCTGACTGGCAATCACTGATAGAGGAGGGGACATATGTCGAAGTAGACGGCACTGACGTCCACCACTTCGACCTCGGCGAAGGACATCCCCTGCTGTTGATTCACGGCGGTGGCCTCAGTTCGTCAGCCGAAATGAACTGGGGGGCAGTCCTGGAGGGGTTCGCCGAACAGTTTCGTGTCATTGCGCTCGACCAGCCTGGCTTCGGCTTTACCGACCCCCGCGGCGAAGTAGACTATTACCCGGCGGAGCGGGCAAAATTCATCATCAAGTTTATCGAAGAACTTGGCCTCGATTCGGTCTCGGTCATGGGTAATAGCGAGGGCGCAACCATCTCGTGTCACATGGCGCTTCGGCGTCCAAACCTCGTGAATCACGTGATCCCTGTCAACGGCGGCATGACCATCCGTGAGTTCGGAACGCCTGCGCCAAGTACGAAGACCAACAAACCAACAATCGAAGACGTTCGCGAAGAAGTTAAGAAGTTTCGAGAACATTATTTCACTGAGACAAAGTACCACCCGTTCTGGCGGGAGATTACCGACGAGAAAATAGAGCGCCTCTATGAAATAGAGCAACGAAATTGGGAGTATAACAACAAGCGCGACGAGGTGATTCGTGGTACGGCGCACCTATACAATAAGACGCTGGCATACGAAGGTATACCAATCTCCAGACAACCCGAGAACTTCGAGCTGCCCGTATTACTACCCTGGAGCACGAATCCATTCTTTTCACTTGGACAGTACGACGATCCCGGACATGATAGAGGCGGGGAAGATCCCCACGAACCGCTAGACGATGCCTACGAGTTCTACAAGCAACTCGACGACGCCCAAATGCACATCTGGAGCGATTCGAAACACCACGTTCAAACCGACAAAGCACCCGAGTTCATAGAAGTTGTTACGTCGTTCGTACAGACCTGA
- a CDS encoding acetamidase/formamidase family protein, translating to MTEYTIDYSIPAKDNNVHSKWSQTLDPVVEAKPGDVISFECRDAWNGLIDKDTTAEEVPDALAEREGGMPITGPVAVEGASPGDVLAVEILDVEHDDWGWTSFRPREDEFGLLYEEFEEWGLHYWHLEGGVGEFVDGIEIPLDPFPGTIGLAPADETEQNMGPPHDAGGNMDTKHLTAGTTLYLPVEVEDALLSIGDGHAAQGDGEICGGAIETPITLNVRLDVLPNWDISQPQYLMSDGNSSREDVPTYATMGISDDLMEAARKATLAMVEHLQVARNLSAHDAYILTSVAADLKINEIVDRPNWVVSSHIPEDIFPK from the coding sequence ATTCGAAGTGGAGCCAGACACTCGACCCGGTAGTTGAAGCCAAACCGGGCGATGTCATCTCGTTCGAGTGTCGAGATGCCTGGAACGGACTCATCGATAAAGACACTACCGCCGAAGAGGTTCCAGACGCTCTCGCCGAAAGGGAGGGCGGAATGCCGATCACCGGACCTGTCGCAGTTGAGGGTGCGAGCCCAGGAGATGTACTGGCTGTCGAGATTCTCGATGTAGAACATGATGACTGGGGTTGGACTTCATTTCGTCCTCGAGAGGACGAGTTCGGTTTGCTGTACGAGGAGTTTGAGGAGTGGGGGTTACACTACTGGCATCTCGAAGGTGGCGTCGGCGAGTTCGTTGACGGCATCGAGATTCCGCTAGATCCTTTCCCTGGGACAATCGGACTCGCGCCGGCCGACGAGACGGAGCAGAACATGGGCCCACCTCACGACGCCGGCGGAAACATGGATACGAAACACCTCACTGCCGGGACAACGCTGTACCTTCCGGTAGAGGTTGAGGACGCATTGTTGAGCATTGGTGACGGTCACGCTGCGCAGGGTGATGGGGAGATTTGTGGGGGCGCCATCGAGACACCAATTACACTCAACGTCCGTCTCGACGTTCTCCCCAATTGGGACATCTCACAACCGCAATACCTGATGTCGGATGGTAATTCCTCGCGTGAAGATGTCCCCACGTACGCGACGATGGGAATCAGCGACGACCTTATGGAGGCAGCACGAAAGGCTACGCTTGCGATGGTCGAACATCTACAGGTGGCTCGAAACCTGTCGGCACATGACGCGTACATTCTCACGTCGGTTGCTGCCGATCTGAAAATCAATGAAATCGTTGATCGGCCGAATTGGGTGGTTTCATCGCACATTCCCGAAGATATATTTCCGAAGTAG